In Labrys wisconsinensis, the following proteins share a genomic window:
- a CDS encoding FadR/GntR family transcriptional regulator, whose translation MDDGLEITRIADGGKGFEKVFAFLRERLLAGSLKPGDRLIPERELAGQLGVSRPIVREALRALTVLGIVEIRDRVGTVVRRPDVSVLNDFFTFAFAQRADFIDDVMEARIAIECQAIRLAAERATVADFERLQRALARIAETIDEADAGGLADFEFHRAIVLASHSETLMVLHDSMAALLTRSHRSRRELVQAFATMKTYLIDDHKRIFDAIVARDPAHADATLREHFAIGDEFRRRAAIGHGALRQPSGA comes from the coding sequence ATGGACGACGGGCTGGAAATCACGCGCATCGCCGACGGCGGCAAGGGCTTCGAGAAGGTGTTCGCCTTCCTGCGCGAGCGGCTGCTCGCCGGCTCGCTGAAGCCCGGCGACCGGCTCATCCCCGAGCGGGAGCTCGCGGGGCAGCTCGGCGTCAGCCGCCCGATCGTGCGGGAGGCGCTGCGGGCGCTGACCGTGCTCGGCATCGTCGAGATCCGCGACCGCGTCGGCACCGTGGTGCGGCGCCCGGACGTGTCGGTGCTGAACGACTTCTTCACCTTCGCCTTCGCCCAGCGGGCCGACTTCATCGACGACGTGATGGAGGCGCGCATCGCCATCGAATGTCAGGCGATCCGCCTCGCCGCCGAGCGGGCCACGGTCGCCGATTTCGAGCGGCTGCAGCGGGCGCTGGCGCGCATCGCCGAGACCATCGACGAGGCGGACGCGGGCGGCCTCGCCGATTTCGAGTTCCACCGCGCCATCGTCCTCGCCTCCCATTCGGAGACGCTGATGGTGCTGCACGATTCCATGGCGGCGCTGCTGACGCGCTCGCACCGCAGCCGCCGCGAGCTGGTCCAGGCCTTCGCGACGATGAAGACCTACCTGATCGACGACCATAAGCGGATCTTCGATGCGATCGTGGCGCGGGACCCCGCGCATGCGGATGCGACCCTGCGCGAGCACTTCGCCATCGGCGACGAATTCCGCCGCCGCGCGGCGATCGGACATGGCGCCCTGCGCCAGCCGTCCGGAGCGTGA
- a CDS encoding NAD(P)-dependent oxidoreductase, which produces MGRDGKGDVGFIGLGTMGREMVRNLLGAGHRVRAFDIAAAAVEDAVAAGAVAASSPADAAHGCDLAISMLPDTPHVEAVIYGADGLLAAPPAGRLVVDMSTISPVAVRRMHADLAAAGTAFLDAPVSGGPVGAKNATLSIMAGGDADAFVRARPVFEAMGTTITHVGAPGAGQTVKLCNQLVCGLNIQAICEALALGRASGVDLEQLRHVLLGGSAASWMLDKLGPAMIAGDAGAGFRIDLMFKDLRLVQEHAQALSVPLPGTALVTGQYVEARAHGEGANGNQALFRVYDRMTNQASR; this is translated from the coding sequence ATGGGACGGGACGGCAAGGGTGATGTCGGCTTCATCGGCCTCGGCACGATGGGCCGCGAGATGGTCCGCAACCTCCTCGGCGCAGGCCACCGGGTCAGAGCCTTCGACATCGCCGCTGCGGCGGTCGAGGATGCCGTCGCCGCCGGTGCGGTCGCCGCGTCCAGCCCGGCCGACGCGGCGCATGGCTGCGACCTCGCCATCTCCATGCTGCCCGACACGCCGCACGTGGAGGCGGTGATCTACGGCGCCGACGGCCTGCTCGCGGCCCCGCCCGCCGGGCGGCTCGTCGTCGACATGAGCACGATCTCGCCGGTTGCTGTCCGGCGCATGCATGCAGACCTTGCGGCCGCCGGTACGGCCTTCCTCGATGCGCCGGTCTCGGGCGGCCCGGTGGGCGCGAAGAACGCAACGCTCTCGATCATGGCGGGGGGCGATGCCGATGCCTTCGTCCGCGCCCGGCCGGTCTTCGAGGCGATGGGCACCACCATCACCCATGTCGGCGCGCCCGGCGCCGGCCAGACCGTCAAGCTGTGCAACCAGCTCGTCTGCGGCCTCAACATCCAGGCGATCTGCGAGGCGCTGGCGCTCGGCCGTGCCTCGGGCGTCGACCTGGAGCAGCTGCGCCACGTCCTGCTCGGCGGCTCCGCCGCCTCCTGGATGCTGGACAAGCTCGGGCCGGCGATGATCGCCGGCGATGCCGGCGCGGGCTTTCGCATCGACCTGATGTTCAAGGACCTGCGGCTGGTGCAGGAGCATGCCCAGGCCCTGTCCGTGCCGCTGCCCGGCACCGCGCTGGTGACCGGCCAATATGTCGAGGCGCGGGCCCATGGCGAAGGCGCCAACGGCAACCAGGCGCTCTTCCGGGTCTATGACCGCATGACCAACCAGGCCTCCCGCTGA
- a CDS encoding amino acid ABC transporter permease, translating into MGLDLDFTTVLERWQSLLDGAVLTLELALMATVLGAAIGVLGAIGRGSASRAVAGACGFYVEAIRNTPLLVQIFLVYFGLASIGLKLSAFTVAATALTINVGAYTTEIMRAGFDAIPRGQIEAAEGLALSRVQIYWHIILLPAVERVYPALTSQFVLLMLASSVTSQISAEELTAVANYIQSDTYRAFETYILVALIYVVLSLVMRTGFWGLGLVLFPRRRRLGTPL; encoded by the coding sequence ATGGGCCTCGATCTCGATTTCACGACCGTCCTGGAGCGATGGCAGAGCCTGCTCGACGGGGCGGTGCTGACGCTTGAGCTGGCGCTGATGGCGACGGTGCTCGGCGCCGCGATCGGCGTGCTCGGCGCCATCGGCCGCGGCAGCGCCAGCCGCGCCGTCGCCGGGGCCTGCGGCTTCTATGTCGAGGCGATCCGCAACACGCCGCTGCTGGTGCAGATCTTCCTGGTCTATTTCGGGCTTGCCAGCATCGGGTTGAAGCTCTCGGCCTTCACCGTGGCCGCGACGGCGCTGACCATCAATGTCGGCGCCTACACCACCGAGATCATGCGGGCCGGGTTCGACGCCATCCCCAGGGGCCAGATCGAGGCGGCCGAGGGCCTCGCCCTGTCGCGCGTCCAGATCTACTGGCACATCATCCTGCTGCCGGCGGTCGAGAGGGTCTATCCCGCGCTCACCAGCCAGTTCGTGCTCCTGATGCTGGCCTCCTCGGTCACCTCGCAGATCTCGGCGGAGGAGCTGACCGCCGTCGCCAACTACATCCAGTCAGACACCTACCGCGCCTTCGAGACCTACATCCTCGTCGCCCTCATCTACGTCGTCCTGTCGCTCGTGATGCGGACCGGCTTCTGGGGCCTCGGCCTCGTCCTGTTTCCGCGCCGGCGCCGGCTCGGCACGCCCTTATAG
- a CDS encoding amino acid ABC transporter permease, translated as MGGGLNLNHLLFLGQGALWTVGLSLIALIGGGLAGFVVAMARVSPVRAVRLLSIGYVQLIQGTPLLVILFLGYFGLSAIGLQLSPLAAAGASLTIYVAAYVGEIWRGCIEAVPRPQWEAAEGLGLSRWQRMTKVVLPQAVRIATPPTVGFMVQIIKNTSLASVVGFVELARAGQIINNSLFEPFLVYALIALIYFALCYPVSRLSRGLERRLGAGRTRPA; from the coding sequence ATGGGCGGCGGTCTCAACCTCAACCACCTCCTGTTCCTCGGCCAGGGCGCGCTGTGGACGGTCGGCCTGTCGCTGATCGCCCTGATCGGCGGCGGCCTCGCCGGCTTCGTCGTGGCGATGGCGCGCGTCTCGCCGGTCAGGGCGGTGCGGCTGCTCAGCATCGGCTATGTCCAGCTCATCCAGGGCACGCCGCTGCTGGTCATCCTGTTCCTGGGCTATTTCGGGCTCTCCGCCATCGGGCTGCAGCTGTCTCCGCTCGCGGCGGCAGGCGCATCCCTCACCATCTATGTCGCCGCCTATGTCGGCGAGATCTGGCGGGGCTGCATCGAGGCCGTGCCGCGGCCGCAATGGGAGGCGGCCGAAGGCCTCGGCCTCAGCCGCTGGCAGCGCATGACCAAGGTCGTCCTGCCGCAGGCGGTCCGCATCGCCACGCCGCCGACGGTCGGCTTCATGGTGCAGATCATCAAGAACACCTCGCTCGCCTCGGTCGTCGGCTTCGTCGAGCTCGCCCGCGCCGGCCAGATCATCAACAACTCGCTGTTCGAGCCGTTCCTGGTCTACGCCCTCATCGCCCTGATCTATTTCGCGCTCTGCTACCCCGTCTCCCGGCTCAGCCGGGGGCTGGAGCGGCGCCTGGGCGCCGGCCGCACGAGGCCGGCCTGA
- a CDS encoding amino acid ABC transporter ATP-binding protein yields MPHAPIVSLRDVHKSFGSLKVLDGVSFSVERGEVLVLIGRSGSGKSTALRCIDRFERIDEGAIEVCGHRVDDPGVDLRALRQDVGIVFQSYNLFPHLTIEENIILAPCAVKGMAKGQARDLARQVLAQVGLEDKLHSYPEQLSGGQQQRGAIARSLAMQPKVMLFDEVTSALDPELTGEVLRVIEALAADGMTMVMVTHEMGFARGIADTVVFMHRGKVHEAGTTAILASPATPELAQFVGTGL; encoded by the coding sequence ATGCCCCACGCCCCGATCGTCTCCCTCAGGGACGTGCACAAGAGCTTCGGCTCGCTGAAGGTCCTCGACGGCGTCAGCTTCTCGGTGGAGCGCGGCGAGGTGCTCGTCCTGATCGGCCGCTCCGGCTCCGGCAAGAGCACGGCGCTACGCTGCATCGACCGCTTCGAGCGGATCGACGAGGGAGCGATCGAGGTCTGCGGCCATCGCGTCGACGATCCCGGGGTCGACCTGCGCGCCCTGCGCCAGGACGTCGGCATCGTGTTCCAGAGCTACAACCTGTTTCCGCACCTGACCATCGAGGAGAACATCATCCTCGCCCCCTGCGCCGTGAAGGGGATGGCGAAGGGGCAGGCCCGGGACCTGGCGAGGCAGGTCCTCGCCCAGGTCGGGCTGGAGGACAAGCTCCACTCCTATCCCGAGCAGCTCTCCGGCGGCCAGCAGCAGCGCGGGGCGATCGCCCGCTCGCTCGCCATGCAGCCCAAGGTGATGCTGTTCGACGAGGTGACCTCGGCGCTCGACCCCGAACTGACGGGGGAAGTGCTGAGGGTCATCGAGGCGCTCGCGGCGGACGGCATGACCATGGTGATGGTCACGCACGAGATGGGATTTGCCAGGGGCATCGCCGACACGGTGGTGTTCATGCACCGGGGCAAGGTCCACGAGGCGGGAACGACCGCCATCCTTGCTTCCCCCGCCACGCCCGAACTCGCACAGTTCGTCGGCACGGGGCTCTGA
- a CDS encoding transporter substrate-binding domain-containing protein, whose product MILAAAVATACLAAPCAGTAHADQLDDILKAGRIRIATDLAIPPSGMMDAAMKPTGSDVETAELLAKDWGLQLEFVQTTGAARIPNVQTGKADIIISTLSVTPERAKVIDFSRPYAALQSVVGCLASLDIKGWDDLKGRTIGVSRGTTQDTTLTNMKDRALTIARYDDDATMVTAAISGQADCVATSATIVHQIGVKEPSRPFEPRVPITTFDLAVGVRKGEPKLVEKLNAWIGENLKNGKLNAIYKKFHGSELPENMRS is encoded by the coding sequence ATGATCCTCGCCGCCGCCGTGGCGACGGCCTGCCTCGCCGCGCCATGCGCGGGCACCGCCCATGCCGACCAGCTCGACGACATCCTGAAGGCGGGCAGGATCCGCATCGCCACCGATCTCGCCATCCCGCCCTCGGGCATGATGGACGCCGCGATGAAGCCGACCGGCTCGGACGTGGAGACCGCCGAGCTCCTGGCCAAGGACTGGGGCCTGCAGCTCGAATTCGTCCAGACCACCGGCGCCGCCCGCATCCCGAACGTCCAGACCGGCAAGGCCGACATCATCATCTCGACGCTGTCGGTGACGCCGGAGCGCGCCAAGGTGATCGACTTCAGCAGGCCCTATGCGGCGCTCCAATCCGTGGTGGGATGCCTCGCCTCGCTCGACATCAAGGGCTGGGACGATCTCAAGGGCCGCACCATCGGCGTCTCGCGTGGCACCACCCAGGACACGACCTTGACCAACATGAAGGACAGGGCGCTGACCATCGCCCGCTACGACGACGACGCCACCATGGTCACCGCCGCCATCTCCGGCCAGGCCGACTGCGTCGCCACGTCAGCCACCATCGTCCATCAGATCGGCGTCAAGGAACCGTCGCGGCCGTTCGAGCCCAGGGTGCCGATCACCACGTTCGACCTCGCCGTCGGCGTCCGCAAGGGCGAGCCGAAGCTGGTGGAGAAGCTGAACGCCTGGATCGGCGAGAATCTCAAGAACGGCAAGCTGAACGCCATCTACAAGAAGTTCCACGGCAGCGAGCTGCCGGAGAACATGCGCAGCTGA
- the rpiB gene encoding ribose 5-phosphate isomerase B, giving the protein MRLVIGSDHAGWSLKQAVVDHVRGLGHDVVDVGSHDDKPVDFPDIARDVARKVTSGEAARGIMVCGTGVGASIAANKMKGIRAAVCHDVHSAHQSVEHDDVNVMCIGAQIVGPWLAKDLITSFLAAEFSTDPDFRRRVDKLHAMDEEG; this is encoded by the coding sequence ATGCGTCTCGTGATCGGATCGGACCACGCCGGTTGGTCGCTCAAGCAAGCCGTCGTCGATCATGTCCGGGGGCTCGGCCATGATGTCGTCGATGTCGGCTCCCATGACGACAAGCCGGTGGATTTCCCCGACATCGCCCGGGACGTCGCCCGCAAGGTGACCTCCGGCGAGGCGGCGCGCGGGATCATGGTCTGCGGCACGGGGGTGGGCGCCTCCATCGCCGCCAACAAGATGAAGGGCATCCGCGCGGCGGTCTGCCACGACGTGCACTCGGCGCACCAGAGCGTCGAGCACGACGACGTCAACGTGATGTGCATCGGCGCCCAGATCGTCGGCCCCTGGCTGGCCAAGGACCTGATCACGTCCTTCCTGGCGGCCGAGTTCTCGACCGACCCGGACTTCCGCCGCCGCGTCGACAAGCTCCATGCCATGGACGAGGAGGGGTAG
- a CDS encoding methylated-DNA--[protein]-cysteine S-methyltransferase translates to MTRDSTAAATLTLEAVETPLGDFLLVTDAEGLLRAAEFADCEHRLHRHFGRRLGPNRTRLVAGRVPDAIKAALAAYFAGDIAAIDGIAVRGDGTPFQESVWAALRTVRHPTTYVGLGARIGRPDAARAVGHANGANPMSIVVPCHRLVGADGALTGYGGGIARKRWLLDHEAAHAAAD, encoded by the coding sequence ATGACGCGCGATAGCACCGCGGCCGCCACGCTGACCCTCGAGGCCGTCGAGACGCCGCTCGGCGACTTCCTCCTGGTCACCGACGCCGAAGGCCTGCTCCGGGCGGCGGAGTTCGCGGATTGCGAGCACCGGCTGCACCGGCATTTCGGGCGCCGGCTCGGGCCGAACCGGACGCGCCTCGTCGCCGGCCGGGTCCCGGACGCGATCAAGGCGGCGCTCGCCGCCTATTTCGCCGGCGACATCGCCGCCATCGACGGCATCGCGGTGCGCGGCGACGGCACGCCGTTCCAGGAGAGCGTCTGGGCGGCGCTGCGCACGGTCCGGCACCCCACCACCTATGTCGGCCTCGGCGCCCGGATCGGCCGGCCCGACGCGGCGCGTGCCGTCGGCCATGCCAACGGCGCCAATCCGATGTCGATCGTCGTCCCCTGCCACCGCCTGGTCGGCGCCGACGGCGCCCTCACCGGCTATGGCGGCGGCATCGCCCGCAAGCGCTGGCTCCTCGACCACGAGGCCGCGCACGCCGCGGCTGACTGA
- a CDS encoding 2OG-Fe(II) oxygenase — translation MNAPSIIPAVPAVRSAEERVGRLDWPALAAELDGHGCAVLSKLLTPAECAAIAALYPQEAHFRSHVHMARHGFGQGEYRYFRYPLPDLVGGMRTALYPHLAPIANAWNGRMGEATRYPAEHAAFLTLCREAGQTRPTPLLLQYGAGDFNCLHQDLYGDLAFPIQVAILLSEPGRDFTGGEFVLTEQRPRMQSRAEVVPLRQGDAVAFAVHNRPVQGSRGPYRVNLRHGVSRLRSGQRHTVGIIFHDAR, via the coding sequence ATGAACGCCCCCTCCATCATCCCCGCGGTGCCGGCCGTCCGCTCAGCCGAGGAACGGGTCGGCCGCCTGGACTGGCCGGCCCTCGCCGCCGAGCTCGACGGCCATGGCTGCGCCGTCCTCAGCAAGCTGCTGACCCCGGCGGAGTGCGCCGCCATCGCCGCGCTTTACCCGCAGGAGGCGCATTTCCGCAGCCATGTCCACATGGCGCGGCACGGCTTCGGGCAGGGCGAATACCGCTATTTCCGCTATCCCCTGCCCGACCTCGTCGGGGGGATGCGCACCGCGCTCTATCCGCATCTGGCGCCGATCGCCAATGCCTGGAACGGGCGCATGGGCGAGGCGACGCGCTATCCCGCCGAGCACGCCGCCTTCCTGACGCTCTGCCGAGAGGCCGGGCAGACCAGGCCGACGCCGCTGCTGCTGCAATACGGCGCGGGCGACTTCAACTGCCTGCACCAGGACCTCTATGGCGACCTCGCCTTCCCGATCCAGGTGGCGATCCTCCTGTCCGAGCCCGGCCGCGACTTCACCGGCGGCGAGTTCGTGCTGACCGAGCAGCGTCCGCGCATGCAGAGTCGCGCCGAGGTCGTGCCGCTTCGCCAGGGCGATGCCGTCGCCTTCGCCGTGCACAACCGGCCGGTGCAGGGGAGCCGGGGTCCTTACCGGGTCAACCTGCGCCACGGCGTCAGCCGCCTCAGATCCGGGCAGCGCCACACCGTCGGGATCATCTTTCATGACGCGCGATAG
- the ada gene encoding bifunctional DNA-binding transcriptional regulator/O6-methylguanine-DNA methyltransferase Ada: protein MARSDIGPVPAEQDPRWPAVLRRDAAADGRFVYAVRTTGIYCRPSCPSRRAQPRNVTFYATGTEARAAGYRACERCTPDAASPAERSAAMVARACRMIEAAEEPPKLEALAAAAGVSPFYFHRQFKAVTGLTPKAYAAAERARRVRAGLGAAGSVTEAIYDAGFNSNSRFYETSNAVLGMTPSAYRQGGRDADIHFAIGECSLGSILVARSDKGVCAILLGDDPDALARDLQDRFPRANLIGGDAGFEALVAKVVGFVEAPGIGLDLPLDMRGTAFQQRVWQALRAIPAGETVSYAEVARRIGEPKAVRAVAQACGANTIAVAIPCHRVVRNDGALSGYRWGVERKRALIAKEAQA from the coding sequence ATGGCACGCAGCGACATCGGGCCGGTTCCGGCCGAGCAGGATCCGCGCTGGCCGGCGGTGCTGCGGCGCGATGCCGCCGCCGACGGCCGCTTCGTCTATGCCGTCCGCACCACCGGCATCTATTGCCGCCCCTCCTGCCCCTCGCGCCGGGCACAGCCGCGCAACGTCACCTTCTACGCCACCGGCACCGAGGCGCGCGCGGCGGGCTACCGCGCCTGCGAGCGCTGCACGCCGGACGCCGCCTCGCCGGCAGAGCGCAGCGCCGCCATGGTGGCGCGGGCCTGCCGGATGATCGAGGCGGCGGAGGAGCCGCCCAAGCTCGAGGCGCTCGCCGCGGCCGCCGGCGTCAGCCCGTTCTACTTCCATCGCCAGTTCAAGGCGGTGACCGGCCTGACGCCCAAGGCCTATGCCGCCGCCGAGCGGGCGCGGCGCGTGCGTGCCGGGCTCGGCGCCGCCGGCAGCGTCACCGAGGCGATCTACGACGCCGGCTTCAACTCCAACAGCCGCTTCTACGAGACCTCCAACGCCGTGCTCGGCATGACGCCCAGCGCCTACCGGCAGGGTGGCCGCGACGCCGACATCCATTTCGCCATCGGCGAATGCTCGCTCGGCTCGATCCTGGTGGCGCGCAGCGACAAGGGCGTCTGCGCCATCCTGCTCGGCGACGACCCCGATGCGCTGGCGCGCGACCTGCAGGACCGGTTTCCCAGGGCCAACCTGATCGGCGGCGATGCCGGGTTCGAGGCGCTCGTCGCCAAGGTCGTGGGCTTCGTCGAGGCCCCGGGGATCGGCCTCGACCTGCCGCTCGACATGCGCGGCACCGCCTTCCAGCAGCGGGTCTGGCAGGCCCTGCGCGCCATTCCCGCCGGCGAGACCGTGAGCTATGCCGAGGTCGCCCGCCGCATCGGCGAGCCGAAAGCGGTGCGTGCCGTGGCCCAGGCCTGCGGCGCCAACACCATCGCCGTCGCCATCCCCTGCCACCGCGTGGTGCGCAACGATGGCGCGCTCTCCGGCTATCGCTGGGGCGTGGAGCGCAAGCGCGCCCTGATCGCGAAGGAGGCCCAGGCATGA
- a CDS encoding TerC family protein, with amino-acid sequence MMLEWMTDPAAWAGLATLILLEIVLGIDNLVFVAILADKLPAHQRNRARLIGLSLALGMRLALLASISWIVTLTQPLFTVLGAEISWRDLILIGGGAFLLFKGTTELHERLEGAHATKAGGGAQAVFWHVIAQIVVLDAVFSLDSVITAVGMANDLSIMVIAVIVAILVMMLASGPLMAFVSRHPTVVILCLGFLLMIGFSLIVEGLGFHIPKGYLYAAIGFSILIEAANQAGRRNVVRRVTTMDLRDRTAQAVLRMLRGGAATAQASEEVAAIVSTGGHTAFSPEESIMIERVLTLAERPVRSIMVPRVDVVWLDVEDDPATILGRISTSGRSRFPVCRGDTDAVLGILHAKDLVGREGSLDLTALVRKPLYVGEAMPVLALLDAFKGSTVHMAIVLDEHGAFEGIVTPTDILVAIAGDLPELAGEDAPYATRREDGAWLLDGRMPIEDAARTLDVRGRTTGAGYTTLGGLVLERLGHLPDPGEAFAWEGWRLEVVDLDGRRVGKVLAVQA; translated from the coding sequence ATGATGCTTGAATGGATGACCGACCCGGCCGCCTGGGCCGGCCTTGCGACCTTGATCCTGCTCGAGATCGTGCTCGGCATCGACAATCTCGTCTTCGTCGCGATCCTCGCCGACAAGCTGCCGGCGCATCAGCGCAACCGGGCGCGGCTGATCGGCCTGTCGCTGGCGCTCGGCATGCGCCTGGCGCTGCTCGCCTCGATCTCCTGGATCGTGACGCTGACGCAGCCTTTGTTCACCGTGCTCGGCGCGGAGATTTCCTGGCGCGACCTGATCCTGATCGGCGGCGGCGCCTTCCTCCTGTTCAAGGGCACGACCGAGCTGCACGAGCGCCTGGAAGGCGCCCACGCCACCAAGGCCGGCGGCGGCGCGCAGGCCGTGTTCTGGCACGTGATCGCCCAGATCGTCGTGCTCGACGCCGTCTTCTCGCTGGACAGCGTCATCACCGCCGTCGGCATGGCCAACGACCTCTCGATCATGGTGATCGCCGTGATCGTCGCCATCCTGGTGATGATGCTGGCGAGCGGCCCCCTGATGGCCTTCGTCAGCCGGCATCCCACCGTGGTGATCCTGTGCCTCGGCTTCCTTCTGATGATCGGCTTCAGCCTGATCGTCGAGGGCCTGGGCTTCCATATCCCGAAGGGCTACCTCTACGCCGCGATCGGCTTCTCGATCCTGATCGAGGCGGCCAACCAGGCCGGGCGGCGCAACGTCGTCCGGCGCGTCACCACCATGGACCTGCGCGACCGGACGGCGCAGGCCGTGCTGCGCATGCTGCGCGGCGGGGCGGCCACGGCGCAGGCCTCCGAGGAGGTCGCCGCCATCGTCTCGACCGGCGGCCACACGGCCTTCAGCCCCGAGGAGAGCATCATGATCGAGCGGGTGCTGACGCTGGCCGAGCGGCCGGTGCGCTCGATCATGGTCCCGCGCGTCGACGTGGTCTGGCTCGACGTCGAGGACGATCCGGCCACCATCCTCGGCAGGATCAGCACCAGCGGCCGCTCGCGCTTTCCCGTCTGCCGCGGCGATACCGACGCCGTGCTCGGCATCCTCCACGCCAAGGATCTCGTCGGCCGGGAAGGCTCCCTCGACCTCACGGCCCTGGTCCGCAAGCCGCTCTATGTCGGCGAGGCCATGCCGGTCCTCGCCCTGCTCGACGCGTTCAAGGGCTCGACCGTGCACATGGCGATCGTCCTCGACGAGCACGGCGCGTTCGAGGGCATCGTCACGCCGACCGACATCCTGGTGGCGATCGCCGGCGACCTGCCGGAGCTGGCAGGCGAGGACGCGCCCTATGCCACGCGGCGCGAGGACGGCGCCTGGCTTCTCGACGGCCGCATGCCGATCGAGGACGCGGCGCGCACCCTCGACGTGCGGGGCCGCACCACCGGCGCCGGCTATACCACCCTGGGCGGCCTGGTGCTGGAGCGCCTCGGCCATCTGCCGGACCCGGGCGAGGCCTTCGCCTGGGAGGGCTGGCGCCTCGAGGTCGTCGATCTCGATGGCCGCCGCGTCGGCAAGGTTCTCGCGGTACAGGCCTAG
- a CDS encoding DUF2076 domain-containing protein, with the protein MDDQNRQVIDGLFTRLGTVERQAGARDPGADAFIKERVAQQPASPYFMAQTIVMQDHALQQAQQRIAELERQQAERPAGGGFLSGLFGGQAPQQRPSGAVPAVPPAEAQQGAAMPQGQPARGSFLAGAAQTAMGVAGGMLLGNAIAGMFGGNEAKAADTAAAGGNEAAAEPAAEPVADEGGGFFDSFFGDGDEEV; encoded by the coding sequence ATGGATGACCAGAACCGCCAGGTGATCGACGGGTTGTTCACCCGGCTCGGCACGGTCGAGCGCCAGGCCGGCGCCCGGGATCCCGGCGCGGACGCCTTCATCAAGGAGCGCGTCGCCCAGCAGCCGGCGTCACCCTACTTCATGGCCCAGACGATCGTCATGCAGGACCATGCCCTGCAGCAGGCTCAGCAGCGGATCGCGGAGCTGGAGCGCCAGCAGGCCGAGCGCCCGGCCGGCGGCGGCTTCCTCTCCGGCCTGTTCGGCGGCCAGGCGCCGCAGCAGCGGCCGAGCGGGGCTGTTCCCGCCGTGCCGCCCGCGGAGGCGCAGCAAGGCGCGGCCATGCCGCAGGGGCAACCGGCACGCGGCAGCTTCCTCGCCGGCGCGGCGCAGACCGCCATGGGCGTCGCCGGCGGCATGCTGCTCGGCAATGCCATCGCCGGCATGTTCGGCGGCAACGAGGCCAAGGCCGCCGACACGGCGGCCGCCGGCGGCAACGAGGCAGCGGCCGAGCCGGCCGCCGAGCCCGTCGCCGACGAGGGTGGAGGGTTCTTCGACAGCTTCTTCGGCGACGGTGACGAAGAAGTCTGA
- a CDS encoding Bax inhibitor-1/YccA family protein — MTTPNAGYGWQTRVGTADRALFDEGLRRHMLRIYNYMGLGLVLTGLVAFIVGTTPALYVPIFSTPLKWVVMLAPLAFVLVFSFRMQSMSASGAQALFWAFCAVMGLSMASIFLVFTGASIARTFFVAAAMFGATSLYGYTTRRDLSQFGSFLIMGLIGVVIASLVNLFLASSALQFILSVAGVIVFVGLTAWDTQSIKEQYAEGHGAEANQKLAVFGAFSLYLNFINIFQLLLSLIGQREE, encoded by the coding sequence ATGACCACACCCAACGCCGGATATGGCTGGCAGACCAGGGTCGGCACGGCCGACCGCGCCCTGTTCGACGAGGGCCTGCGCCGGCACATGCTGCGCATCTACAACTATATGGGCCTCGGCCTGGTGCTGACCGGCCTCGTGGCCTTCATCGTCGGCACCACGCCGGCGCTCTACGTGCCGATCTTCTCCACCCCGCTCAAGTGGGTGGTGATGCTGGCGCCGCTCGCCTTCGTGCTGGTCTTCTCCTTCCGCATGCAGTCGATGTCGGCCTCGGGCGCGCAGGCGCTGTTCTGGGCCTTCTGCGCTGTCATGGGCCTGTCGATGGCCTCGATCTTCCTGGTGTTCACCGGCGCCAGCATCGCCCGCACCTTCTTCGTGGCGGCCGCCATGTTCGGCGCCACCAGCCTCTACGGCTACACCACCCGGCGCGATCTTTCGCAGTTCGGCTCGTTCCTGATCATGGGCCTGATCGGCGTGGTCATCGCCAGCCTGGTCAACCTGTTCCTCGCCTCGAGCGCGCTGCAGTTCATCCTGTCGGTGGCGGGCGTGATCGTCTTCGTCGGCCTGACCGCCTGGGACACCCAGTCGATCAAGGAACAATATGCCGAGGGCCACGGCGCCGAGGCCAACCAGAAGCTCGCCGTCTTCGGCGCCTTCTCGCTCTACCTCAACTTCATCAACATCTTCCAGCTGCTGCTCAGCCTGATCGGCCAGCGGGAAGAGTGA